CGTAATGAATTTCAGAAAGAAGTCCATCTTCAATGATGGCTACTCGTGTTTCATGAGGCGTGTAATTGATAATTATGTCTTTCATGGAAGGAATATTTGAAAAAGTGTTTATAAAATATATTGATGGCTGTGTTGGAAATCAGGCATCACGCATCAGTGACAGCATTTCTTTGATCGCGATCTGAATTCCTGTGAATGTGGCCCGGCTGATGATGCTGTGGCCAATATTCAATTCTGCGACATAGGGAAGACGACAAACGGCCTGGACATTGCTGTAATTAAGGCCATGTCCCGCATTGACCTGCAATCCTTGCTGGTGCGCTCTTTCGGCAGCGTGTCCCAGACGGCGGAGTTCATGGGTGATATCCTGCTCCAGACGGGCATTGGCATAGGCCCCTGTATGCAGTTCCACATCTTGGGCCCCCAATTGCGCACTTGCCTCAATCTGTGGTAATTCCGGATCAATAAACAGGCTGACGCGGATTCCCGTTTCCACAAGACGCTGAATTCCCCGGCGCATCACTTCAGAAGCGCCGCAGGCATCCAAGCCTCCCTCCGTGGTGATTTCCTGCCTTTTTTCAGGAACCAGTGTAACAATATCAGGCTTAAGTTCAAGAGCCACGGCAAACATTTCTTCAGTGGCCGCCATTTCCAGATTGAGTCTGGTCTGAACCACTTGTCTCAGAATTTGAACATCCCGATCCTGAATGTGTCTGCGGTCTTCTCTCAAATGGACTGTAATGCCATGCGCTCCTGCTAGTTCCGCCATGAGTGCGGCAGTCACTGGATCTGGTTCAATTCCCCGCCTTGCCTGACGGATTGTTGCGATGTGATCTACATTGACATGCAGAAGTGCCATTTTTTTCCTTATTTTTTATCATCAGAAATTTGTTGTCGTTTCACCCATAATGATATTGGGGGCCACTGTTTGAAAATTGTAATCTCTTTGGGAACAACCGGTGTTGGGATCACTTTGGCTGTTCCCGGTTTATAATCGGTCAAATCCACGACTCCATAGATCTGGGTGGGATCCAGATGTTCAACAATATCAGCAGGACCTTCCACCTGGAGATTGAAAGTCGGTGGATTGATCACGCTCACATAGGTCGCATTGGTCAGATAGATGGGAACATTGTTAAACAGA
This portion of the SAR324 cluster bacterium genome encodes:
- a CDS encoding pyridoxine 5'-phosphate synthase, with amino-acid sequence MALLHVNVDHIATIRQARRGIEPDPVTAALMAELAGAHGITVHLREDRRHIQDRDVQILRQVVQTRLNLEMAATEEMFAVALELKPDIVTLVPEKRQEITTEGGLDACGASEVMRRGIQRLVETGIRVSLFIDPELPQIEASAQLGAQDVELHTGAYANARLEQDITHELRRLGHAAERAHQQGLQVNAGHGLNYSNVQAVCRLPYVAELNIGHSIISRATFTGIQIAIKEMLSLMRDA